The stretch of DNA GAAGCCGAAGGCGCGCCGGCCACGCTGGTGGCGAAGATGGCCGCCGGTGACCCGGCGTCGCGCGACATCATCGCCGAGGGCTATCGCAACGAGGTGGGCTTCTACCGCGAGCTGGCCGGCACGCTGGCCGTGCGCACCCCGAGGTGCTGGTACGCCACCATCGCCGATGACTGGAAGTGCTTCGTGCTGTTGCTGGAGGACCTCGCCCCGTCGGTGCCCGGCGACCAGGTGCGCGGCGTGACCGTCGACGAGGCCCGCGATGCGGTGGTGAACCTTGCCGGGCTGCACGGCCCGCGCTGGAAGGACGACTCACTACTGCAGATCGAGTGGCTGAAGCGCCACGAGCGCGAGGGCGCCGAGTTCTACGCCCAGGTGCTCGACGGGGCCATCCCCACGTTCCTCGAGCGATTCGAGGCCCGGATGGGCCCCGACGATCCCGCTACGTTGCGCGAGGTGCCGGCCCACCTGGCCGACTGGCTCCTCACCCGCCCGGAGCGCTTCTCGGTGATCCACGGCGACTACCGACCGGACAACCTGATGTTCCCCGCGCACGGTGCGGGCGTGAGCGCCGTCGACTGGCAGACCCTGGCTCTGGGCCTACCAGGTCGCGACATCGGCTACTTCCTCGCCACCAGCCTCGACGTCGCCGACCGGCGGGCCCACGAGCGCGAGCTCGTCGCCGCCTACCACGAGGCCCTCGCCGCCCACGGAGTGACCGACCACGACCTCGACGAGTGCTTCGACGACTACCGGCTCGGGGTGGTGCAGGGTCCCATGATCACCGTGCTCGGCGCGGTGTACGCCACCGACCCCAACGACGCCAGCGACGCCATGTTCACCGCCATGATCACCCGCTCGCTGGCCGCCATCCGCGACCTGCGTCCGTACGAGTTGCTCTGAACGTAAGCGGCGGAAGATCCGAACCCGAGCGAGGGGCCGAGGAGGGTCACGGTGCGGCCGGCTGCTTCTCGGCCAGGAGGGTCGAGTCCTCGGTGTCGAGCACGACGTTCATGTCGGAGATCCGCAGCTCACCGCCCTCGATCCGAAGCGAGCCGTGCACGATGGCGGTGGACAGCGGCGATGGTGACCCACCGACGATCTGCGTCACCCAAATGTAGGAGCGGAAGTCGGCGGTCGTATCGTCGGCGCGGGTCAGGTGCACGTTGGTGCCATGGTGGCGCAGCGGATGCGGGCTGTTCATGCGGTGGTGGATCTGCCAGGCGATCACTTCGTCACGGCCGATGACATCGGCGTTGACGAAGTCCTCGAAGGCCGTGGCACCAGTATCGGTGCGACAGGAGAAGTGCGGCTCGTAGCTCCACATCTTCGGCCATTCGTCGAAGAGGGCGTTGTCGTAGGCGAACCACCACTTCGTCAGCAGTTGGACGGCATCGCTCGGCTGGATCATCGATCGTTCCCCCTGGTTCGCCCGGCCTGCCTCACGCCGCCGGGACCTCGAGACACTCACATCAGATAGCAATGTTACATTAAGGGCGGGCGCCCCGGAGAGGGCCGCAGCCAGGGAGAAGCGAGATGGCGCTGAGCGACGACGACATGGCAGCAGTCCTGCGACCGGTGGCTCCGCCACGTGTGATCGAGGGCGTGTACACCGACGACCAACACGACCGAATCGTCCGGATGATCCAGACGAAGGGCCCGTGGCCGACGATCACTGCGCACCACTTCGACACGGTGGAGGAGCTGATCGCCACCTCCACCGGGGTCATGCCGGAAGGTCTCGAGCTCACGCTCGACGATGTCGCCACCGGCCACTTCCGCGGCTACATCGCCAACGGTTCGACGTGCTTCGAGACCGAGATCGAGGACTGCTTCTACAACCTGAAGTTCCTCGACCTCGTTCGCGACTACTGGGGTGTCGCCTACGCCCAGCCCACCCACATGCTGTTCAACCTGTGCGGACCCCACCACACCGGGCTCAGCGCGCACCTCGACGCTGTCCAGTTCCGGGGGATCCGCTTGCACAACTCACCGGTGTGGCTGCAGAACGTGATGGGCAAGTCCGGGCTCTTCCAGGAGCACATGGTGAAGATGGCCCAAGTCATCACTTGGTGGTACCTCGGCGAGAACGGGACCTTCACGTACTGGCCCGACGGGCCCCACGGCGAGCCTCGCGTCCTCGAGCACCCGCTTTGGAACAAGGGCGTGGTGGTGCAGAACGAGGTGATGTTCCATCGCGGCGACCCCGTCGGCCGGCCCGAGGAGCGCGACATCCCGGGGCTGAGACACCGATCGCTGCTGGGCTACGACGCCAACCGCGACGACTGGGCGATCACGACCGACGGCGAGGTGGTCCGGCGCTACCGACCCGACGAGATGCGCCTGCTGGTCCACTGGAGCGCCGAACTCTACGCCGATCGCGCCGAGGCCGAGAAGGCCGCCGACCACAGCGACGACCTCACCTTCGACGAGGTCTTCGAACGCCTCCTGGCCGACCTCAGGAACCGGGGCGTCGTGGTCGCCGACCCAACCGATCCGCTTCACGACTCCGACTTCATCCGGGCCCTCATCGCCACCTACACCATCGCCCCGACCACCGACTGGATAAGCGCTTCCTAGAAGCGCCACGGCGCCACTCCACCACGCATCATCCACAGAACGGACCAAGCCCGATGAACAACAGCGACGTGTTCGACCTCGACGGCAAGGTGGCCATCGTCACCGGCTCAACCAAAGGAATCGGTCGGGCCATGGTCGAGGGCCTCGCCGCTGCTGGAGCCAAGGTCGTGGTCAGCTCCCGGAAGCAGAACCTCTGCAACGACGTCGCCGCCGAGATCCGGGCATCGACCGGCGCCGAGGTACTGCCCCTCGCGTGCCACGTCGGCGACTGGGATGCCATCCCCGACTTCGTCGACGAGGTCGTCGAGCGGTTCGATCGCATCGACGTCCTGGTCAACAACGCTGGCATCAACCCCGCCCCGGTCACCGTCGGCGAGATGACCCTCGACTACTGGCGCAAGGTCTTCTCAGTCAATCTCGAGGGGCCCCTTCGCATGAGCCAGCAGGTCGCTCCCGTGATGCGCGACGGAGGCGGAGGCAGCATCGTCCACATCGGCACGATGGCTGCATACGGGCCGGGCCCCAACATCTGCGCCTACGGCTCTTCGAAGGCCGGTCTGAAGAACCTCACCCGGGCCATGGCGATGGAATGGGCGGACTGGAAGATCCGGGTCAACATCCTCAGCCCTGGACCGTTCATGAGCGAGATGCTCGCTGGCGCCGCAGCCCGCAGCGACATCGACTACCTCGCCATGGTCTCCGAGGGCACCCTGCTCAAGCGGGTCGCCGAACCCCACGAGATCGTCGGACCGGTCCTCTACCTCGCCAGCGACGCCTCCTCGTTCGTCACCGCCGACGACATCTCCGTATCCGGCGGAATGATGAAGTGAGTGAGGGGGAAGACAGAACGAGCCGACACCCGCTCGGGCATCGCTGCCGAGCCCGCTGACACGTAGACGGCGGATCAATGGCCTCGCAGCACCCCGATGTGCTGACCGCTACGCCAGAATGCAGGTCCATCCGACTGCGAGGCGGTGATCGTCGTTCCCCCTCTCAACCCTGACAAGCGGCGGCCGCCGCTCCGCACGAGCGCGAAGGCGATCGCGACGCGCGCCAGCCTGGTCGAGCTCGCGGCCGAGCTCTTTGCGACCCGCGGGTACCTGGAGACATCCATACGCGACATCGCCCGCGCCGCCGAGCTGACGACCGGGGCGATCTACGGCCACTTCCGCAACAAGGCCGACCTACTGGCCGAGGCGATCAGCTCGAGGACCGTCACCGACCTCGAATCCCTATCCCTCGACATCACCGGACAGGCGACCACCTCTGAAGAACCACTCCACGTCGAGACTCTGCGACGCCTCTCCAGCCGCTATCCCGACCGACGCCAGCTCCGGGCCTTGATCCTCCAGGGAGCCGCTGCGGCGTTGAACGACGAGGAGACACGACACCGACTCCGGGACGAGCAGCTGAGCCACCTGCAGGTGTGGATCGATTCCTACGAGGAGCATCGGTCCGAGCTGGGCATCGATCCCTCCGTCGACATCCGCGAGGCTGTGCTCTACACCTGGGCCGCGGAAGTCGGCCTCGGGGTCATGGAAGCGGTAGGCATCGAGCCCCGCACCAAGCGGGGGTGGGCAGACATGGCGGCCCGCTTCGGGCGAGGGCTCAACCTTCCTGACCAGCCCGGTCGCGCCGGTAAACGATGACTCCGAAGACTAAATTGTATCAGTGTTATGTAATAGCGTAATGTGCTTAGGTGACGTCCGTCACCCCTGGTGAGCACGCCTGAGCGGCTTCGGGGCTGATCGAAGGGGGACCACCCGAATGCGAAGGGCACACCAGCAACTCCTGGCCGTTGTGATGGCACTGGGACTGCTCGCCACAGCATGTGGCAGTGGTCGATCCGACTCCGCCGACGGCGGTGGCGGCTCGACCGACACCACGACCGCTGCCGCAACCGCCGAGGCTTTCGGTGATCTCGCCTCGCCGTGTGGGACTACCGACGGCACCAACACCCCCTCGGGCGATCAGGGTGTCACCGCCGACTCCGTCACCATCGGATACGGCGACGACGCCGGGTACCAGGCCGCGCCCGGCCTCAACAAGGAGATGGCCGAGGCGGTCAGGGCCATGATCAGCTGGTGCAACGAGCAGGGCGGCATCAACGGCCGCACGGTCGTCGGCAACTACTACGACGCCGCCATCTTGAACGCCACCAACGTGATGCAGGAAGCGTGCAACGAGGTCTTCATGCTCGTCGGCCAGGGGTGGGCGCTCGACGGAGGCGCAGAGGCGACACGCGTGGGCTGCGGCCTGCCCCAGGTGCCGGGTTACACAGTCAGTGCGACGGTGGCCCACGGACCGATGACCTACGTTGCCCTACCCAACCCGGTGGACCTGACCCCCACGGGAAACGCCGATCTGTTCGCCCAGCAATACCCGGAGCAGGTGAAAATGGCCGGGCTCGTCTACGCCGACTTTGCTGCGAACGTCGAGGTAGCGGACAAGGTGAGGGCGACCTACCCGAAGTGGGGCTGGGACTTCCTCGGCGACTGCGAGCAGACCTATCCGATCGCCGGCGTGGCTCAGTGGGCTCCGTACATCCAGAAGCTGAAGGACTGCGGGGCCGAGGTCGTGTACTTCGTCGGCTCTCCGATTCCGAACTTCTTGAACTTCCTCGATGCCGCCGCGCAGGCTGAATACGAACCGCTCTACATGACCGATTCGAACTTCTACGTCCAAGACTTCGCCAACGCAAACGTGAACGGCTACGCCGACAAGGTGTTCACGCGAATGGCGTTCACCCCCTTCGAACAGGCGAGCTCGAACCCCGCCACCCAGCAGTACATCGACCTGGCGTCGGCCGGCGGCGGCCAGCCAGCCCTCCTCGGGGCGCAGGCCACCTCGGCGTTCCTGTTGTGGGCAACCGCCGCCAAGGGGTGCGGGAACAACTTGACCCGCCAGTGCGTCCTCGACGAACTGGCCAAGATCACCAGCTGGACCGGAGGCGGCCTCCATGCGACATCGAACCCCGCCGAGAACACTCCGCCCGGTTGCGTGATGGTGCTCCAGATGCAGGGCACCACCTTCGAGCAGGCTATGCCCGCGACAGAAGGCGAGTTCGCGTGCAACCCCGCGTATGTCACCAACGTCGAGGGGATTCCTGCCATCGAGGGGGCGAAGCTCGACGCCAACCGCAGATCGACCGCCTACACAGGCGGCTGAGCACCGCTCGTCGAGCGGTGAACGGAGGGCCCACCCGGCAAGGACGTGGGGGCGAGGTTGTGTCCTTGCCCGGCGACCCGCGATCAGGCCGCAGCTGAACCCAAACCTTGCTCGGTCTCCCTCAGCTCAGAGGAGCTCCAGGACCAGCGCGGAGCCCATGCCGCCGCCGGCGCACATCGAGACGCAGCCGGTGGTGAGGCCGCGGCGGCGCAGCTCGTGGACCATCGTCACGACCATGCGGGCACCGGTGGCGGCGATGGGGTGGCCGAGGCTGCAGCCGCTGCCGTTCACGTTGAGGATGGTGGGGTCGATGCCCAGGGTCCGGTAGGCGGCGACGGGCACGGAGCAGAACGCCTCGTTGATCTCCCAGAGCTCGATGTCGTCGATGCCCATGCCCGCCCGTTCGAGGGCCTTGGGGATGGCCAGCGTGGGCGCCATCCCGGTGCGGGCGGGCTCGATGCCCACCGACGCCCACGACACGATTCGGGCCAGGGGCGTGAGCCCGTTGGCGGCGGCGTAGTCGTCGGCGGTCACGACGACCGCGGCCGCGGCGTCGTTGATACCGGCGGCGTTGCCGGCGGTCACGGTGAAGCCCTCGATCTCGGGGTGCAGCACCGGCAGCTCGGCGAGCGTGTCGACGGTGACGCCGCGCCGAGGATGTTCGTCGACGAAGAACTCCTTGGTGGTGCCGTCGAGCTGGGGCGCCGTGACCGGCACGATCTGCTCGTCGAACCAGCCGTTGTCGATCGACTCGATGGCCTGTCCGTGGGAGTAGGCGGCCCACTCGTCGACGTCGCGGCGGGTGAGGCCGGCCTCGACGGCGGCGTTGTTGCCCACGGTGATGGTCATGTCGAAGGGCGGGGCATCGGGCGTGGCCGGGTGGCTGGGCGACATCCACTGCACCGGCTCAGCGCCGAGCTCGAGGCGCTTGGTGGACGACGGCGAGGTGGACAGGCTCTCGGTGCCACCGGCCACGACCACGCGGTCCATGCCGGCACGGATCGACGACGCGCCGATCTGCACCGCCGACAGCCCGGCTGCGCAGTGTCGGTTGTCGGCCAGGCCCGGGACGTTGGTCAGGCCGAGCTCGACGGCCACGTAGCGGGCGATGACGCCGCCACCCTGGAGCGACTCGGCGACGACGACGTCGTCGATGTCGGCGGCGGGCACGCCGCTGCGCTCGATGGCGGCCCCCACGGCGGTCTGGGCGAGCTGGAAGGCGTCGACCCCGACCAGGGAGCCCTTGCGGGCCCGGCCGATGGGGGTGCGGGCGGCGGCGACGATCACTGCTTCGGTCATGGGTTCCTCTGGCTTCCGTTCCGTCGTTCGGGTGTTCGGGTGTTCGGCGATTCGCTGACTCGGGTGACTCGGTCAGGCCTGTTCGAACTTCAGGCCCTGAGGCTGGACGCCGAAGACCTCGCCGCCCATGCGGGCACCGAGCTTGGTGGCGTCCCACTTGGTCTGGTCGTTCGAGATCGTCTTGCGCTCACGCCACCCCTGCATCCAGATGATGCGGTCGTCGAGGGCTCGGATGACCTGGCCGTTCACGTAGCCGGCGTCGTCGGAGGACAGCCAGGCCACGAGCGGCGAGGCGTTCGCCGGGTCCATCGGGTGGAACTCGTCGTCACCGATCTCGTCGGGCTCGAAGGAGTCCGGCATGCCCGGCATCGTGGCGGTGATGCGGGTGAGGCCTGAGGGCCCGACGCAGTTGACGGTCACACCGGAGCTGGCCAGCTCCTGGGCCAGGGTGAGGGTGAGGCCGACGATGGCCGCCTTGGCCGTGGCGTAGCTGGTCTGACCGAAGTTGCCCGTGAGCCCGGCGCCCGACGTGGTGTTGATGATCCGCCCGGCGACCGGTTCGCCGGCTTTCGACATGGCCCGGAAGTGCCTGGCGGCATGGTGGCACATCGACCAGGTGCCCCGGAGGTGCACCGCCAGCACCAGGTCGAAGTTCTCCACCGGCATGTTCCAGATGGCCGCGTCGCGCACGATGCCGGCGTTGTTCACGACGATGTCGAGGCGACCGAACGTGTCGATGGCCTGCTGGACGAGGGCCCCGCACTGGTCGTGGTCGGACACGTCGCCGTAGTTGGCGACGGCGGTGCCGCCGCGGGCCTCGACGAGCGCCACCGTGTCGTCGGCGGCGCGGGACGCGCCCTCACCCTCCACGGATCCCCCGAGGTCGTTCACGACGACGATGGCCCCGTGCCTGGCCAGCTCCATGGCGTGCCCCCGGCCCACGCCGTGACCGGCGCCGGTCACGATGGCCACCTTGCCGTCGAGCATCCCCATGGGTCCTCCGACCTCCGACTGAGCCCACGGCCGATCCGGCCGGGTCGCGGCGGATACCTTATACATCTCGACCAGAGGGGGTCCCATGAGCGATGTCGACGCGACCGGCGCGCAACCCGAGCCCAGCCGGACGCCGCCTCGCCCACCGGAGGGCGACTGGCTGGGGTCGCCGTACCTGCGCTTCGAACGCCACGGCAGCCTGGCCCACTGCACCGTCGATCGACCCGAGCGGCGCAACGCCCTCACCGGCGCCATGTACTTCGGCATCCGCTACGCCATCGACCGGGTCAACACCGACCCGACCCTCGCCGGTCTGCTCATCACCGGCACGGGCGACGTGTTCATCCCCGGCGGCGACCTGGGTGGCGACCCCGTCGACGACTGGGGTGGGCCCGCGCTGCTGGGCATGGACACCGTGCCCTTCGACGCCGTGCGCCGCTCGGCCAAGCCCGTGGTGTCGGCGGTGAACGGCCTCTGCCAGGGCGGGGGGTTGCTCATCGCCATGCTCTCCGACGTGGCCGTGGCCAGCGACCGGGCCACGTTCCGGGCGCCAGAGCTCTACCGGGGCATCGCCGACACCGGCTACGCCACCTACCTCCCCGCCCAGATCGGCCCGGGACGGGCCAAGGACATGCTCTTCACCGGCCGGGTGGTGTCCGCCGAAGAGGCGCTCGACTGGGGTCTGGTGACGCGGGTGGTGCCACACGACGCGGTCATGACCGCCGCGGTGGAGGCCCTGGAGGCCTGCTGTCGCTGCGGGCCCAACGCCTACATGGAGGTGAAGCGCATCATCGGCGACGGCTACGGCACCTACGACCGCATGACCATGGAGGCCAGCCTCGGTGCACCGGAGGCGGTCGAGGGGTTCGTGTCGTTCAAGGAGCGCCGCAACCCCTCCTGGGTGGCCGAGGACCTCCGCACCGACGGACGGCTGTAGGGCTGGGCGACGCAGCGTGGGCCGGCACGACCATCGACTCCTCCGCGAGCGCAACGTGTGGTTGGCCACGGTGCGAGCCGACGGCCGACCGCACCTGGCCCCGGTGTGGTTCGTGACGGTGGACGAGCGGTTCTGGATCGGGACCGGGGCGGCGAGCGTGAAGGCCCGCAACATCGCCGCCAACCCCTCGGTCTCGGTGAGCCTCGAGGGCGGCGACGACCCGCTCGTGGCCGAGGGTCGGGCCACGGCGGTCCCTCGACCGTTCCCGGAACCGGTGACGGCGGCGTTCCTCGACAAGTACGGCTGGGACCTCGCCGTGGAGGTGGACGACGACATCGGCGAGGTGGCCCTGCTGAGGATCGACGTGACCCGCTGGCTGATGGGGGGTCCCTGAACCGACCGCCGCCGCGGGCCGGGCAGGCGGTCTCGTTGCCGATCGCGGGACGAGATGGGCGAGCTCCGCGAGCCCCCGCCGTGACAGAGCAGAGGCGGTCAGGAAGATTTCACCGAGAGACCGATTGCGTACTGGTGTTCGATCAGGTAGCGTCATGGTTCTTCCCCTTCGGTACCTCCGGGTGCCCCGATAGGCACTGCGTTCCGTGGCCTGAGCCCGGCGACTCGTGAGGGGAGGATCGACATGACCGCAGCCGGGAACGGTGGGGATGTCGGTGGCGGCGACCTCGGTGCCAGTGGTCTCTCCCCCGCCGGATCGGCGGCGGAACCGCGGAGACTCGGCCGGCCGGCCCGTCGAGAGAATGCGTCGACCAGCCCGGTGCCGGCGGTCCTGGCGACCCTGGGGCGGGCCTTCTCGGTGCTCGAGGCCCACCCGGGCAGGGCCGACGGGGCGCTCCCCGAGCTCGGTTGGGACCGCCTCGACCCCCAGGGGCTGCGCGCCGCCGCAGCCGAGTTGCAGAAGGTGATCTCCGCCGTCGAGCACCAACAGCGACGCCTGCTGGCGCTCATCGACGAGCGACGGGCGTTCACCGTCGACGGGTCTCGTGATGCCGCCGACTGGGCGGCCAACGGGCTCGGCGTCAGTCGACGCGCCGCCAACGACCAGCTTCGCCTCGCCCGCCAGCTCGACGGACTCCCCAACCTCGCCGAGGCCGCCGCCCGCGGCGACGTCTCCACCGCCCAAGCGCGGCCTGCGGCCCAGCTGGCCGATCCGACCACCGACCGCCAGTGGGCCGCCCAAGCCTCCGCCCTACCCGTCGGAGTGCTCGATCGTCAGGCGGCGAAGAGATCTCGCCCGACCAGCGCCGACCACCGCGCCGCCCGCAACGCCCGTCACTTCCGGGCCTGGACCGACGGCCTGGAGCTCCGGTTCAGAGGGGCGATGCCCGTCGACGACGGCCACCGGCTCCTGGCGGCCATCGACCGCGCCGCGGCACCTCGGGGGCGCGATCCCAGGACCGATGGCGCCGAACGCCGCACCACCGCTGGCCCCGCTGATGGCACCAGGGGCACCGCTGAGGGCAACGAGGGCAACGCGCCACCGCTCACCCCGGACCAACGCCGCGCCGACGGTCTGCTGGCCCTGGCCGGCGCCACCATCGCCGACGACGCCGACCCCGACCGGGCCAACGTGGTGCTCATCGCCGACCTCGACACCGTCGACGCGGCGACCGCTGCGATCCACGGAGGGGCGACCGCAGCAACCGCAGCGACCCACGGAGGCGCGCCACCCCAGCATGCCCGCTCGACACCGCAGGGTTCCGCCCGTGCGCCCGAGAGGTCCGCAGCCCTCGCCGGTGCCACCGCCGAGCTCGAGGACGGCACGCTGCTCCCGGTGGAGACCGCACGGCGGTTGCTCTGCGACAGCCGGGTCCAGGTGGTCGTCCAGGACCGAGCCGGCATCGCCGTGGGCGTGGGCACCTCCGCACGGACGGTCAGCCCAGCCATGCGTCGCGTCATCATGCAGCGAGACCGAGGCTGTCGCTTCGGGTCGTGCACGGCCACCCGGTTCCTCCAGGCCCACCACGTGGTCCCCTTCCCCGGGCCGACCGTGCTCGGCAACCTCACCATGTTGTGCTGGCACCACCACCATGCCGTCCACGAGGGCGGCTGGTGCCTCTCCGGCGATCCCAACGGCGAGCTCCGAGCCACGCGTGCCGGGGTCACCGTCACCAGCCACCCCCGCCACGGCCCGACCCGACCCGCGGCCACCTCGCCGGGTCCCGTGCGGATCACGGCACCACCAACCGCGCGTCGGGCCGGGGCCGGGGCCGAGGCAACAGCGGCGACGACGACGGAAGCCCCCGCGACAGCCGCACGCGCCGGGACAGGCGTCGGGACAGTCGCTGCGCCGAATCGGCACGCAGGCGCCGCGCCAGCAGCAACCGGCGGGGCAGGTGCCGGCCCACGGGAAGGGGCACGGGGTGGGATCGCCGCGAAGGCCGATCAGGACGTCGAGCGGACCGGCACACTGTTCGACGACTCCGGGTGACGACGCCCGGGCGGCGGGGGTGAGCTCGGAGGTCGTGCGGCCGACGGGTGGTGGTTGCCTCTCAGGTCAGGCGGGCCTGGAGGTCGCGTGTGAGGACCTTGCCCACTTCGCTGCGGGGGAGCTCGTCGATCCAGTGGAACGCCGCCGGCACCTTGTAGGCCACCAGGTGCTCCCGGCACAGCGCCAGCAGCTCGTCGTCGGTCACCGGGCGGCCGACCACGAAGGCCACCGGCACCTCGCCCAGGCGGTCGTCGGGCCCGGCCACCACCGCCACGTCG from Acidimicrobiales bacterium encodes:
- a CDS encoding ecdysteroid 22-kinase family protein — its product is MTIDSPPVCDAPEDLTPEWVTAALATRDITTPVTGVRFERVGTGQMGTSYRLWLDYADPASAEAEGAPATLVAKMAAGDPASRDIIAEGYRNEVGFYRELAGTLAVRTPRCWYATIADDWKCFVLLLEDLAPSVPGDQVRGVTVDEARDAVVNLAGLHGPRWKDDSLLQIEWLKRHEREGAEFYAQVLDGAIPTFLERFEARMGPDDPATLREVPAHLADWLLTRPERFSVIHGDYRPDNLMFPAHGAGVSAVDWQTLALGLPGRDIGYFLATSLDVADRRAHERELVAAYHEALAAHGVTDHDLDECFDDYRLGVVQGPMITVLGAVYATDPNDASDAMFTAMITRSLAAIRDLRPYELL
- a CDS encoding nuclear transport factor 2 family protein, which produces MIQPSDAVQLLTKWWFAYDNALFDEWPKMWSYEPHFSCRTDTGATAFEDFVNADVIGRDEVIAWQIHHRMNSPHPLRHHGTNVHLTRADDTTADFRSYIWVTQIVGGSPSPLSTAIVHGSLRIEGGELRISDMNVVLDTEDSTLLAEKQPAAP
- a CDS encoding SDR family oxidoreductase, with protein sequence MNNSDVFDLDGKVAIVTGSTKGIGRAMVEGLAAAGAKVVVSSRKQNLCNDVAAEIRASTGAEVLPLACHVGDWDAIPDFVDEVVERFDRIDVLVNNAGINPAPVTVGEMTLDYWRKVFSVNLEGPLRMSQQVAPVMRDGGGGSIVHIGTMAAYGPGPNICAYGSSKAGLKNLTRAMAMEWADWKIRVNILSPGPFMSEMLAGAAARSDIDYLAMVSEGTLLKRVAEPHEIVGPVLYLASDASSFVTADDISVSGGMMK
- a CDS encoding TetR family transcriptional regulator; amino-acid sequence: MIVVPPLNPDKRRPPLRTSAKAIATRASLVELAAELFATRGYLETSIRDIARAAELTTGAIYGHFRNKADLLAEAISSRTVTDLESLSLDITGQATTSEEPLHVETLRRLSSRYPDRRQLRALILQGAAAALNDEETRHRLRDEQLSHLQVWIDSYEEHRSELGIDPSVDIREAVLYTWAAEVGLGVMEAVGIEPRTKRGWADMAARFGRGLNLPDQPGRAGKR
- a CDS encoding ABC transporter substrate-binding protein, whose translation is MALGLLATACGSGRSDSADGGGGSTDTTTAAATAEAFGDLASPCGTTDGTNTPSGDQGVTADSVTIGYGDDAGYQAAPGLNKEMAEAVRAMISWCNEQGGINGRTVVGNYYDAAILNATNVMQEACNEVFMLVGQGWALDGGAEATRVGCGLPQVPGYTVSATVAHGPMTYVALPNPVDLTPTGNADLFAQQYPEQVKMAGLVYADFAANVEVADKVRATYPKWGWDFLGDCEQTYPIAGVAQWAPYIQKLKDCGAEVVYFVGSPIPNFLNFLDAAAQAEYEPLYMTDSNFYVQDFANANVNGYADKVFTRMAFTPFEQASSNPATQQYIDLASAGGGQPALLGAQATSAFLLWATAAKGCGNNLTRQCVLDELAKITSWTGGGLHATSNPAENTPPGCVMVLQMQGTTFEQAMPATEGEFACNPAYVTNVEGIPAIEGAKLDANRRSTAYTGG
- a CDS encoding thiolase family protein, with the protein product MTEAVIVAAARTPIGRARKGSLVGVDAFQLAQTAVGAAIERSGVPAADIDDVVVAESLQGGGVIARYVAVELGLTNVPGLADNRHCAAGLSAVQIGASSIRAGMDRVVVAGGTESLSTSPSSTKRLELGAEPVQWMSPSHPATPDAPPFDMTITVGNNAAVEAGLTRRDVDEWAAYSHGQAIESIDNGWFDEQIVPVTAPQLDGTTKEFFVDEHPRRGVTVDTLAELPVLHPEIEGFTVTAGNAAGINDAAAAVVVTADDYAAANGLTPLARIVSWASVGIEPARTGMAPTLAIPKALERAGMGIDDIELWEINEAFCSVPVAAYRTLGIDPTILNVNGSGCSLGHPIAATGARMVVTMVHELRRRGLTTGCVSMCAGGGMGSALVLELL
- a CDS encoding SDR family oxidoreductase translates to MGMLDGKVAIVTGAGHGVGRGHAMELARHGAIVVVNDLGGSVEGEGASRAADDTVALVEARGGTAVANYGDVSDHDQCGALVQQAIDTFGRLDIVVNNAGIVRDAAIWNMPVENFDLVLAVHLRGTWSMCHHAARHFRAMSKAGEPVAGRIINTTSGAGLTGNFGQTSYATAKAAIVGLTLTLAQELASSGVTVNCVGPSGLTRITATMPGMPDSFEPDEIGDDEFHPMDPANASPLVAWLSSDDAGYVNGQVIRALDDRIIWMQGWRERKTISNDQTKWDATKLGARMGGEVFGVQPQGLKFEQA
- a CDS encoding enoyl-CoA hydratase/isomerase family protein, whose product is MSDVDATGAQPEPSRTPPRPPEGDWLGSPYLRFERHGSLAHCTVDRPERRNALTGAMYFGIRYAIDRVNTDPTLAGLLITGTGDVFIPGGDLGGDPVDDWGGPALLGMDTVPFDAVRRSAKPVVSAVNGLCQGGGLLIAMLSDVAVASDRATFRAPELYRGIADTGYATYLPAQIGPGRAKDMLFTGRVVSAEEALDWGLVTRVVPHDAVMTAAVEALEACCRCGPNAYMEVKRIIGDGYGTYDRMTMEASLGAPEAVEGFVSFKERRNPSWVAEDLRTDGRL
- a CDS encoding pyridoxamine 5'-phosphate oxidase family protein codes for the protein MGRHDHRLLRERNVWLATVRADGRPHLAPVWFVTVDERFWIGTGAASVKARNIAANPSVSVSLEGGDDPLVAEGRATAVPRPFPEPVTAAFLDKYGWDLAVEVDDDIGEVALLRIDVTRWLMGGP
- a CDS encoding HNH endonuclease, with protein sequence MPAVLATLGRAFSVLEAHPGRADGALPELGWDRLDPQGLRAAAAELQKVISAVEHQQRRLLALIDERRAFTVDGSRDAADWAANGLGVSRRAANDQLRLARQLDGLPNLAEAAARGDVSTAQARPAAQLADPTTDRQWAAQASALPVGVLDRQAAKRSRPTSADHRAARNARHFRAWTDGLELRFRGAMPVDDGHRLLAAIDRAAAPRGRDPRTDGAERRTTAGPADGTRGTAEGNEGNAPPLTPDQRRADGLLALAGATIADDADPDRANVVLIADLDTVDAATAAIHGGATAATAATHGGAPPQHARSTPQGSARAPERSAALAGATAELEDGTLLPVETARRLLCDSRVQVVVQDRAGIAVGVGTSARTVSPAMRRVIMQRDRGCRFGSCTATRFLQAHHVVPFPGPTVLGNLTMLCWHHHHAVHEGGWCLSGDPNGELRATRAGVTVTSHPRHGPTRPAATSPGPVRITAPPTARRAGAGAEATAATTTEAPATAARAGTGVGTVAAPNRHAGAAPAATGGAGAGPREGARGGIAAKADQDVERTGTLFDDSG